DNA sequence from the Nicotiana tomentosiformis chromosome 3, ASM39032v3, whole genome shotgun sequence genome:
AccagtgtcgtagtcaatcttgatttcaactcttcgaagctcttttcacaagcatctgaccattggaacttaactgccttctgcgtcaatttattcaatggagaggcaagagtaggaacccctccacaaactttctgtaatacccagctaagcccaaTAAACTGCGAATCTttattggagttgtaggcctcggccaattcttcccAACTACGATATTTTGCGGATCAACCTTAATTACTTCTCAGGAGATGACATGACCAAAGAATGTGACAAATTCAAGCAAAAATTCACACTTGAAAAACAtcgcatacaacttgtgctgatatagagtcTCCATAACTGCCCGgagatgatcgacatggtcctctcgacttcgtgaacataagaatatcatcaatgaacactatcacaaaggaatcaagaaaaggcttgaagactcaattcataagatccatgaaagctcatcgggcatttgttagcccaaaagacatcaccagaaatgcAAAGTGCCCATACTAGGTCCTGAAAGATGTTTTAGGAATATCCTGctcccggatcttaaatcaattttggagaagtacttagcaccctgcaattagTCAAACAAATCAACTATCCTTGGCAGCGggaacttattcttgatcgtgaccttgttgagttGCTGATAGCCAATACACATTCTCTGTGACCCATcattcttccttacaaagaggaccggtgcatcccaaggcgacacactctgTCGGATGAAACcgttctctaacaaatccttcaattgttcctttagttaaTTCAATTTTCCCGGTGCCATTTtgtaaggtggaatagatatagactGCGTGCCTGACATCACATCAATccaaaaatcaatctccctgtctggtgggatccgagggagctcatcaggaaagacctccaaAAATTCGTTCACCACTGGCACAGACTAAAGTGTAGGTACCTCAACATCGGTGTTTGTAACCCGGacaaaatggtaaatacaccccttgttgatgatcctcgtggccttaaggtatgaaataaacctacccttcggtagcacatcatcccccttccattcaataattGGCTCATTTGAAAATCCAAACCTAACGATTCCGAGCTTAGTAAAACAttaataaagccagtccatccccattattacatcaaaatcaaccatcccaattcaatgagatcagccATGGTGTCCTGACcgcgcaccgtgacaacacaatccctataaacccgcgtggcCACATTAGACtaaccaaccggagtagatacggtaaacggctcatgaagttattccggttctatcctaaattccatagcaacataaggagtgacataggataaagtggaaccgggatcaataggagcatacacatcatgatatTGGATAGTCAATATTATTGTGACAACGTCTAGAAAAGCCTCTAAACTCTAGCGACctctcatagcatagaaatggttgggtcctcccgaactccgTGCACCACACCCTGCGGGTGCTGGCATGCCTTGAGCTGGAGAAGGTGCTACAGATGTAGTAGTTGCAAAACTGGCTGGCTGCACCGTACCCCTACCAACACTCTGGCGGGATGAACGACAAttcctctgaatatgacccctgaTACCGTAACCGTAGCATATGGGCTGGTCAATGAAGCACACCCCAaaatgcatcttcccacacctagggcatgaggGCCTCCGCTACTGTTGGAATCTCCCTccaggccgaccctgctggtaggatcccaTATTGCACTgactaggcttgaaatggctccACTGTTACTGACCGGGCCCTACTCGATGCGCACTGATCGGAGACTTAGCaaaggactgggatggccctaaggaccctcccctgaatgttgTCATAtcaccaccaccggaagaaccacaAAAGTTGCCCGTGGACTACACCTTATTGCTACCCTCTTGCTCCAtactattcttcaatttgcgggtctccgtggcttgagcaaatgacaccatcttcccatagttcatatcagaattcaaggcagttgtagcaacctcattaataaccaaggggcagAGGCCCAATAAAAACGGGCACACTCTTGCCTCCATAGTGGCAACATGTTAATGGCATACTTGGACCGGCGCGTGAAcatcatatggtactcccacaacTCATGCTACCCTacttcaggctctcaaactcagcggcatggCCCGCCTTAGTCTCGGGAGGAAAGAAATGGTCAATGAACACAttggcaaactcactccacctcttCGGGGGCCAACTCCATTCCCTCCGTCTcggtagcacgcataactcggaggtTCTTGTGCACCGGAGGGTCCTCCTCAAGATCAATACCTGTAAACATCGGAGGATCCAACtaaagaaacctgttcaccctagaactagcgGAATCCCCTACCTGAGACTGGAAGAAGCAGATGCAACATTCGATCTCTGGTTCTGGGAAGCCAATATTTGcaccaacatttgtatggctcccctatgatccccatcagaaatagtGAGACCGGAAGCTGGGTTGGAGGTGGAATAGCTGCACCCGCAGTAGGAGTAGCGATTGGTGCAGTCATAGCAAGAGTAGTATAATCAGGTGGTGTAGTAGCTGGGGGAATCTCATTAGCCCTttggtgctcacccgcatcatcaagtatagaatcaactgccactcctaggGTAGCATTgactccttggccagttcttactttcttcttaggtgccatatactgaaaattagagcaatgcatgagttagaggaggaacagtcttACAATCAACTCTATCACacaatctagaacatcaaagaagggtattattcctaaatgcccaagtagactcctaattatagatgtggtcgacaacacacggataagaaggactctactagacacggctccaagacatcctaggacactttaaaaccttaggctctgataccaagcttgtcatgccctgacctcggggagcgtgactgACGCTCAACCAAGATAAACCGGCCAAGGAAGCATGTACAATGCCTTCaacccaaactcacccatgaataaagagaagatatatttcattaattagacaatgagaagGTTACATGAACAATACAAATGTCATTACCGTTAGAACTTCATTcaaaatttcccaaaatattacattacaagttcatagtttagaagtggaaacatatgatacaaatacaacatttctaATTTGACTTCCCAACACAAAGGTACCACCCacgctatgtctacggagcctctaatagaaacaaaagagtagcatgatggTACTGGCAACAAGGCTCCAGCTATTCCTCAAAACAATATACATGGAAGAAAGGAGATACAAGACCCCGACATGAAGTGGGACTACCAAGTGAGCTGAGGTGTGctgttatcactgatcaatactaCCTGTTATGGTACTGCCTGCATCCATTaatgatgcagcgcccccagcaaaggggacgttagtacatatggaatagtactagtatgtaatactaaacaccctctcaatagaacgagtaacagtaaaatGAGAAAGAGACATGAAATCAATCAGAGCCTCAAACAGTATCAAGATGTCAAGTTAGGAGAaagataaatttcaagtaagtttcaatatttttaagttggggGATATTTAGTATCGATACACCACCAtgcttttagcatggagtcctaTCTCATCCAGattggctaagccatctcaccccaagacatccaatcacaacaccactATGTGCGtggcatggcgtctgatctcagCCCGATGGGCTAAGCCGTCTCGCCataatgtcgtgtgggtcgacatcaccttttgctagcaataatctcatcccatttaaggggaaatatctcaacacatcaatctcaccccatataaggggaaacaatctcatccCAACAACAAGGGGATTTACCCATCAATCActtctacaccggcacgtgtagtttctgGATTGGGTTATTTTGACCTACCCTTACTcagtgactaaacgatactcccaacgcatttattatttaaaggatttacaactcatttcataatctttcacatatcGTTCAAGTTTATTGGCACCAGTGGCCacaattgtaatatcattctcGGCACGTCGACaacatttcatatttcatactcacccctATAACTTTCAAGCTTTACCATGGATTATCATCAATAAGAGaattcaaatcaagactttaaatacacatgAGCAAACAAGAGCCTTAAGCACATTGAGTATATCTTCCACAATTAGGCATACtaacttgcaattgaaacattATTTTTAAATCACTACACATTTGGTAGATTGATCATACTAGGTTACATTCTCGGAGGGAATCATGACATGATAGAAAAATTTGGAAAACATTTTGAGTACATACAcctttcaacacaacacttatttTAGAATAATCAAATATTTTAGGAAGGACTtggaacatgagaaataagaaattgagCCAATCATAATCGCAACTTATGAGGACATCATGGAAATAgattctacaagaggagtttagccaacatacctcgcttgagcttccttaaattactacaatgttccgaaaatcctagtgACTTCAATCTACTAGAAACATGACAAATTTGAACTATAATTAGGAAAATACTCAGGGTttcagcttatttgagcattttatcaagcactagctatgcattaaggtttcaaggttctcctatggtggattccttcatcccacaacccaatgtttacccatttgagcttaATATCCTTCCCATTAACCTTGATGgtatgcatgcataaataacactaGAGAATCACACTTCTCATTACCTACTTTCAGTCTAATCccgaaattgagggctatggaGTAGAATCTCACCTCTTGGGTGAATACCTTGTGAGTTTTCATTATTGAATTTCAAAGCTTGAGCAAGGGTTGATGAACAGAATACTTGGGGCTtcctcctctctctaaaacagtCCCCTTACTCTAAAATGGAAGATTTTACCTTCAAAATGAGACCCAATGGCTTTTAATCAAATGGGGTCGAGTTTTAAAAATCAGAAAAAAAATGGACTCTCCGAACTCAACTTTGCGGTCGCAAAGTGCACTGCAGATCAGTTCTACGGCACGCAAAATGAATAGCAGAAACGATAAAATACTGGGCTAGTCTGGTCCAGTCCGCGACCAGGTTTGCGACCCGCATATCAATTATGTGGCTGTATAATGGACTGCAAAATCTCCCTTTAGAAATCTTCATGCTAGTTCTGGGATGGATGTGCGACCTGGGAAacgattatgcggtcacatacttgaccgcaaaacaacctccaaaatttACCCATTTCTCTTCTTCACTCCGCGACAGATaagttttgcggccgcataatggaccgtagaaacgcCCTGTTCTGCAAAAAGTTTTCTCCAACTCCCAAACACTCTgatcaacccaaaaggtccgtacAATAGTCAACCTCAGCTCAACGAAACTacgggttttaggtgaaatttttacggggccttacagcatgcgcggtataaggcttgggttgatgtgcatgcggaggtataaggtgggacttatgtgcgtgatAGCTTGTatgggaactacgtgaagccacgcgacATTATAagatgggctaaagtgcgtgtagctatttggggaaaactattttcaaaacatattttcaaatataagtcTCACGCGACAGTATAAGTAAATATTGTGAATGAAATTGAGAAAAGTGAATATGAGGTGGTTCCTCGGTTGTGATTCCTGATtatatgaggcagtacctcgatttgattttattatacacgaggcggtacctcgatgtgattcttgttgtttatttcACGTTGCAAagtattttggtggcaatatatttgttgtttcattctttatTGTTCCATCAGTTGTTGTCCGTACATGATCATTGTAGTCCcttagttgcttcttttatgctATTTCTTGTGTTGATTATCCGGTATTAGTTCATGTTATCATCTTCTTCCATATTAGTTGCTTACTTACTTTCCATTTCATATTTGTATTTCATTTTATACTATCTAtttcatatcctagtaggtgtcttgacctggcctcatcactactctactgaggttaggcttaatacatactgggtaccgttgtggtgtactcatactatgcttgaGCACATCGTTTtatgcaaatccaggtacatccGCTCGTGCCGGTCGATAGAGATTTCCTGCTAGCTGCTTTTACTGGAGACTTCAAGGAATTCCTactcggcgtccgcaggcctcggagtccccttccctTATTCTCAGTTACTGTTGTATCTTCTCGCAAATAGTGATGTATCAGCTGTTTTAGTTATTCCATAGTACTTATGACTCTGTTCCATAATTCTTGTGAATTTAATGGTTGAGATTTTGCTTTTTAGTAGTTATATGAGTTTATCAAACTGGGTTGATTATTTTGTTATTTACATTTGTATAATTGTTGTCAAacattaggcttacctagtcgtagagactaggtgccatcacaatctcctacggagggaaaattgggtcgtgacaagttggtataagagctctaggttcatagatgttACGAGttataagcaggtttagtagattcttgtggatcggtatagagacgtatgtacttatcttcgagaggctacgaaactattaggaaaacatcacttctttgattccttgtcgtgcaaattGGCTAATTTCGAaaactaaatctttgactttttattccctcatagatggtgaggacacgcactgcaAGATCTGTTGATCAGACACACGTGTCCCCTGCTAGCGTCATGAGAGGCTGGTgttggggtagaggccgaggacgggcACGTGTTATAGCCAGAGCACCTCCCCGAGCTGCAACAGAAGAGCCACCATTAGGTCCAGTCGGGGATCAGACACCCAAGGCGTCTATTGCCACCCCAACACTTTAGGAAACCCTCACAAGTGGTTAATCCCACTTGAACCAGTCACATttcaggttgggggaggagcacagacttctgtggcccgtactccagagtagcggGTCCAGGTTAATCAGTCCTAGAGGTTATAATGGTACATCTTGTCGCTCCGGTCCATCTCGTGGTTAGGGAAGCAGCATATGAGGAGGGgcagcttaggctcgagaggttcaagaagtaccaccctcctactttcagtggtttggcttcagaggatgcaaaTGCTTTTCTTTAGGAGTGTCAACGTATTCTTCGCACAATGGGTATTGTGAGGCGAGCTAAAGGGAATAGCATATCGGTGGTGGTAGGCGTACGAGGTGGGTTGCccagccgaggcagcttcacttacatgggatcAATTTTCAGAGtttttcttgagagagtttgttcctcagacccttcAGGATTCTTGGCGCATGGAGTTTGAGGGGCTGCGCCATGGTACTATGTCAGTGTCGGAGTATGTTGTGCTATTCAGTGATTTttccaggcatgcaccagccttggttgccacagtcaGGGAGCGAGCATgtcgattcatcgaggggctcaaccagaGTATTAGATGTagcatggccagggagttggagtcAGACACTCCGTATCAGAAAGTGGTTGAGATTTCACGGAGATTGGAGGTCATGCGAGACCGTGATAGAgatgatagggaggccaagaatTCTCGTAGCATAGGGGGATTTAATGGTGGTCACGCCACAGCTTCAGCCCGTCATGTTAGGGGCTATGTTAGCCATCTAGTTCActtagcacttccagcttctagtggtgctctgtTTGTTTCAAGatctcaggttgcacactttgctcagccaatttctagtgcacctcctgcatagGGTGCCTTCAACGGccagtccagccgaccaggcctGCCACAGTCCCAACTGGCACAcccaccgagagcttgttttgagtgtggtgatacccgccACTTGGTCAGAGACTGTCCCAGACTTAGTAGGGGTGCACCTTCCCAGTCTACTCAGGCTCCACATATCCAGTCAGGTCCGtagacttctcaggccatggttgccgctccacctgcacagccagctagggtGGGGGAAgggcgggtagaggtcgccctagaaggggaggccaggccagattctatgctcTTTCGAGTAGGATAGAGTCAGTTGCTTCAAACTGAGTCATTACGGATATGGTGttggtttgccatagagatgcatcggtcttatttgatttgggatccacttattcatatgagtCATCTTACTTTGTTCCGTATTTGGGTATATCGCGTGATTTCTTGAGTTcacttgtttatgtgtctacacctgtgggagattctattattgtggaccgtgtgtatcggccgCGTCTAGttattattggtggttttgagaccatagttgATATGTTGTTACTTAGTAAGGaatactttgatgttatcttgggcatggactggttggcgaCCTATCATGCTATTTTTGATTGTCACGTGAAGattgtgacgctggctatgccaggtttaccacggttggagtggaggggtgcaTTATATTATGATCCGAGTAGGGTtatatcatttctaaaggctcggcAGATTGTTGAGAAAGGTTGTAAtgattatctagcctttgtgcgagatgtcagtgctgatactcctaccgttgaatCAGTTCCGGCAGTgagcttaaatcaattttggagaagtacttagcaccctgcaattagTCAAACAAATCAACTATCCTTGGCAGCGggaacttattcttgatcgtgaccttgttgagttGCTGATAGCCAATACACATTCTCTGTGACCCATcattcttccttacaaagaggaccggtgcaccccaaggcgacacactctgTCGGATGAAACcgttctctaacaaatccttcaattgttcctttagttaaTTCAATTTTGCCGGTGCCATTTtgtaaggtggaatagatatagactACGTGCCTGACATCACATCAATccaaaaatcaatctccctgtctggtgggatccgaGGGAGCTCGTCAGGAAAGACCTCTAAAAATTCGTTCACCACTGGCACAGACTAAAGTGTAGGTACCTCAAcatcggtgtctgtaacccggaccaaatggtaaatacaccccttgttgatgatcctcgtggccttaaggtaggaaataaacctacccttcggtagcacatcatcccccttccattcaataattggctcatttggaaatcCAAACCTAACGATTCCGAGCTTAGTAAAACAttaataaagccagtccatccccattattacatcaaaatcaaccatcccaattcaatgagatcggccatggtgtcctgaccgcgcaccgtgacaacacaatccttaTAAACCCGCATGGCCACATTAGACtaaccaaccggagtagatacggTAAACGGCTCATGAAGTTATTCCAGTTCTAtcctaaattccatagcaacataaggagtgacataggataaagtggaaccgggatcaataggagcatacacatcatgatatTGGATAGTCAATATTATTGTGACAACGTCTAGAAAAGCCTCTAAACTCTAGCGACctctcatagcatagaaatggttgggtcctcccgaactctgtgcaccacacCCTGTGGGTGCTGGCATGCCTTGAGCTGGAGAAGGTGATACAGATGTAGTAGTTGCAAAACTGGCTGGCTGCACCGTACCCCTACCTACACTCTGGCGGGATGAACGGCAAttcctctgaatatgacccctgaTACCGTAACCGTAGCATATGGGCTGGTCAATGAAGCACGCCCCAaaatgcatcttcccacacctagggcatgggggcctccgctactgttggaatctccctccaggccgaccctgctggtaggatcccaTATTGCACTGACTAGGCCTAAAATGGCTCCACTGCGACTGACCGGGCCCTACTCGATGCGCACTGATCGGAGACTTAGCaaaggactgggatggccctAAGGATCCTCCCCTGAATGTTGTCATAtcaccaccaccgg
Encoded proteins:
- the LOC138907645 gene encoding uncharacterized protein; its protein translation is MVLVCHRDASVLFDLGSTYSYESSYFVPYLGISRDFLSSLVYVSTPVGDSIIVDRVYRPRLVIIGGFETIVDMLLLSKEYFDVILGMDWLATYHAIFDCHVKIVTLAMPGLPRLEWRGALYYDPSRVISFLKARQIVEKGCNDYLAFVRDVSADTPTVESVPAVSLNQFWRST